The following is a genomic window from Oncorhynchus kisutch isolate 150728-3 linkage group LG6, Okis_V2, whole genome shotgun sequence.
CTATTTacagacactcttatctagaacaacttacaggaacaattagagttaagtgccttgctcaagggcacggcggcagatttttcacctaattggtttggggattcaaaccagcagcctttctgttactggcacaacgctcttaaccacaaggctacctgctgcccaaaTGCCCTTTAGTTACTGATAGGCCAAGCTGAGACGAACACAGAAACCGATAACACTCTAGTCAGCACCATGTAGTGCCTTCACTGATATATAGTAGGAGAACCCGTTACACATTATAAAGGTAAAGGTCTCCAAAGATACATTGTGTGTATCTGCACCCCTTCATATAGATAGACAGACATTACACAGATTGGAAGAGGGTCAAAGTGTGCTTGCCTGTAGTCCAGCCTCCAATACAACATACCACAGTTTGGACCATGCTACTAACATCTTTCAGTTGTAAATGTTATCTTGATCAGAGGCAAGAGAATAGGGTGAATGTCTGTGAATGTAGGAGGGGGGGTCTCACCTTTCCATCAACATCAGCATCCTCCtgctctctattttctctctgcattgtccCCATGCAACTCACATCCACCAGTGTGTTCTGGCTATAAGGCCTCGCAAACTTTACATTACTCATCCTAGAGTCAGTGGTTCCACACACCTCATAGTTGTATACACGCTGTAGGGTTCCCAGCGTTCCGTCTGGGTAAACGGGAGGGTAAAATGGGATAACTGGGAGGTTTGCTGCAGATTTATAGAATAATCGATTCTGTCTCCATCTGTAGATTTTTACTGTGACAATGGCAATGATGGAGAATATGAACAGAACCGAGACCACAGCCAAGGCCAACACCAGATAAAAAGTCAGGTTGTTGTCATATTCCCTGTCCACTGTGATGTCTGTGAATTCTGAGAGGACTTCAGGGAAGCTGTCCGCCACCGCCACGTTCACATTGACTGTAGCTGAACGAGAGGGCTGCCCGTTGTCTTCCACTACAACAGTGAGCTTTTGTTTCACTGCATCTTTATCAGTGACCTGGCGTATGGTTCTTATTTCTCCATTCTGTAGGCCTATTTCAAACAGCGCTCTGTCTGTCGTTTTCTTCAGTTTATACGAGAGCCATGCATTTTGTCCAGAGTCCACATCAACAGCCACCACTTTAGTGACAAGATAGCCCACATCTGCTGAACGAGGCACCATTTCAGCCACCAGAGAGCCACTCGTCTGCACTGGGTAGAGAACCTGAGGCACATTGTCGTTCTCATCTTTTATGAATATGTTTATAGTCACATTGCCACTCAATGGGGGTGAGCCTCCATCTTGTGCTTTGACATTGATTTTGAAAGATTTGATTTGCTCATAATCAAAGGGCTTCACCGCGTAAAGGACCCCACTGTCGGAATTTACTGTCAAATATGCGGAGAGTGGAGCCCCGTTTAAACTTCCATCCTCAAGGAAATATGATACCCTAGCATTTGATCCCCGGTCTGCATCTGTAGCGCTCACAGAAAAGAAAGACCGGGAAGGGACATTGTTTTCAAACACATAGGCATCATAGCTTTCTTTGGGGAATTGGGGTGAATGGTCGTTCACATCCGATATCTTTAAACTGAGCGTCTTTTTACTTGAGAGCGGCGGACTGCCTCCATCTACTGCCGTGATTGTTATATTATACTCTGCTGTTTGCTCTCTGTCCAATACAGATTCTGTCACCAGATTGTAATAATTTGATAAAGATGATTCCATCTTGAAAGGAAGGTTGTTATGAATGGAACATGTTATCTCTGCATTTTCCGCGGAATCAAGATCCTGGATGTTAATCATGGCTATAATAGTGCCAGGGACCGAGTCCTCGGGTAGGGCACTAGAAAATGACATGACGGTTATTTTCGGGATGTTATCATTAATATCAATAACATCAATAACGACGCTACATGAGTCTGTTAAGCCACCATGATCTTTGGCTTTTACCTTTATTTGAAATTGTTTGTTCTTTTCATAATCTATATCCCCTACTACTCTTACCTCGCCTGATATCGGGTTGATTGTGAGTAGCTCTTGAATACTTTTGGTGGCATGCTCAAAATAATACTCTATATTGACGCTAGATCCCTCGTCTGCATCTGTCGCACTTACTGTGGTAATCAATGTGCCTTTCGCTGCATTTTCAGGAACAAATGCTTTATATGTAGCTTGGCTAAATGCCGGGGCATTATCATTTACATCGAGAACGACGATGTGAATTTGAACTGTTCCAGACCGCTGAGGGTCTCCACCATCGACAGCAGTTAAAGTCAAATAGTGATGCTTTGTCTTTTCTCTGTCCAGAGGTTTTTGAAGTACCATCTCTATGTGTTTACGGTCATCTATGCTACCTTGAATATTAAGATTAAAATGGTCTGTGGGGTTTAACATGTATTTCTGAAGTGCATTTTCGCCCACGTCTTGGTCTACCGCGTTTTCGATAGAGAAACGCGCACCAGGCACGGCTAACTCGCTGATTTCCAATTCAATTTCTCTCTTCGGAAAGACGGGGCTATTATCGTTGATATCTAGTACTTCAACTGTAACTCGAAACAGTTCCATTGGATTCTCTAATATCACATCGAAACTGAAGCTACATGCGGGCATCTCAGCACATAGCTGTTCCCGGTCCATTCTCTCTTTTACCAACAATTGTCCTTTCTCTCCGTCCAGCCCTACGTACTCACTGTCGCCCGCGCTGAAAACCCGAGCTCTCCCGGCTACGAGCCGTTGCGGGTCCAGTCCCAGATCTTTTGCTATATCTCCAACAAAGGATCCCAAGGTCATTTCCTCCGGGATGGAGTAGCGGACCTGCCCGGCCACAGGGTAAACTGAGAACGCGCAAACCATGAACACGCA
Proteins encoded in this region:
- the LOC109892544 gene encoding protocadherin gamma-A5 isoform X5; this encodes MAMRKNRLLEWPLCVFMVCAFSVYPVAGQVRYSIPEEMTLGSFVGDIAKDLGLDPQRLVAGRARVFSAGDSEYVGLDGEKGQLLVKERMDREQLCAEMPACSFSFDVILENPMELFRVTVEVLDINDNSPVFPKREIELEISELAVPGARFSIENAVDQDVGENALQKYMLNPTDHFNLNIQGSIDDRKHIEMVLQKPLDREKTKHHYLTLTAVDGGDPQRSGTVQIHIVVLDVNDNAPAFSQATYKAFVPENAAKGTLITTVSATDADEGSSVNIEYYFEHATKSIQELLTINPISGEVRVVGDIDYEKNKQFQIKVKAKDHGGLTDSCSVVIDVIDINDNIPKITVMSFSSALPEDSVPGTIIAMINIQDLDSAENAEITCSIHNNLPFKMESSLSNYYNLVTESVLDREQTAEYNITITAVDGGSPPLSSKKTLSLKISDVNDHSPQFPKESYDAYVFENNVPSRSFFSVSATDADRGSNARVSYFLEDGSLNGAPLSAYLTVNSDSGVLYAVKPFDYEQIKSFKINVKAQDGGSPPLSGNVTINIFIKDENDNVPQVLYPVQTSGSLVAEMVPRSADVGYLVTKVVAVDVDSGQNAWLSYKLKKTTDRALFEIGLQNGEIRTIRQVTDKDAVKQKLTVVVEDNGQPSRSATVNVNVAVADSFPEVLSEFTDITVDREYDNNLTFYLVLALAVVSVLFIFSIIAIVTVKIYRWRQNRLFYKSAANLPVIPFYPPVYPDGTLGTLQRVYNYEVCGTTDSRMSNVKFARPYSQNTLVDVSCMGTMQRENREQEDADVDGKQNPPNNDWRLNQQGQRPGPSGAGPHPEGAGGVVAGTGPWPNPPTEDEQIQALMAAANEVSEATATLGPRYNAQFPMQHVPDYRQNVYIPGSTATLTANPQQMMSQPALQGPPQAMPQVDVPNAAQTPASKKKSTKKDKK
- the LOC109892544 gene encoding protocadherin gamma-A5 isoform X3, translating into MAMRKNRLLEWPLCVFMVCAFSVYPVAGQVRYSIPEEMTLGSFVGDIAKDLGLDPQRLVAGRARVFSAGDSEYVGLDGEKGQLLVKERMDREQLCAEMPACSFSFDVILENPMELFRVTVEVLDINDNSPVFPKREIELEISELAVPGARFSIENAVDQDVGENALQKYMLNPTDHFNLNIQGSIDDRKHIEMVLQKPLDREKTKHHYLTLTAVDGGDPQRSGTVQIHIVVLDVNDNAPAFSQATYKAFVPENAAKGTLITTVSATDADEGSSVNIEYYFEHATKSIQELLTINPISGEVRVVGDIDYEKNKQFQIKVKAKDHGGLTDSCSVVIDVIDINDNIPKITVMSFSSALPEDSVPGTIIAMINIQDLDSAENAEITCSIHNNLPFKMESSLSNYYNLVTESVLDREQTAEYNITITAVDGGSPPLSSKKTLSLKISDVNDHSPQFPKESYDAYVFENNVPSRSFFSVSATDADRGSNARVSYFLEDGSLNGAPLSAYLTVNSDSGVLYAVKPFDYEQIKSFKINVKAQDGGSPPLSGNVTINIFIKDENDNVPQVLYPVQTSGSLVAEMVPRSADVGYLVTKVVAVDVDSGQNAWLSYKLKKTTDRALFEIGLQNGEIRTIRQVTDKDAVKQKLTVVVEDNGQPSRSATVNVNVAVADSFPEVLSEFTDITVDREYDNNLTFYLVLALAVVSVLFIFSIIAIVTVKIYRWRQNRLFYKSAANLPVIPFYPPVYPDGTLGTLQRVYNYEVCGTTDSRMSNVKFARPYSQNTLVDVSCMGTMQRENREQEDADVDGKQNPPNNDWRLNQQGQRPGPSGAYRYSTSTQEIWTPYGKARAGPHPEGAGGVVAGTGPWPNPPTEDEQIQALMAAANEVSEATATLGPRYNAQFPMQHVPDYRQNVYIPGSTATLTANPQQMMSQPALQGPPQAMPQVDVPNAAQTPASKKKSTKKDKK